A region of Halalkalicoccus subterraneus DNA encodes the following proteins:
- a CDS encoding Hsp70 family protein, protein PAPAGTPQIEVSFNIDENGIVNVEAEDQGSGNKEEITIEGGAGLSDEEIDRMQDEAEQHAEEDEQRRDRIEARNDAESAVQRARSLIEENEEDLDEELIEEIETEIDEVEAVLEDEDADTEEIKSATEDLSKALQEIGKQMYQDAEGAAGAGAGPDGMGDMGGAGGAGAAGAGGAGAGGQEGEYVDADFEDVGDDEDDQ, encoded by the coding sequence CCCGCGCCCGCCGGCACCCCGCAGATCGAGGTCTCATTCAACATCGACGAGAACGGGATCGTCAACGTCGAGGCCGAGGACCAGGGCTCGGGCAACAAGGAAGAGATCACCATCGAGGGCGGCGCAGGCCTCTCGGACGAGGAGATCGACCGCATGCAGGACGAGGCCGAACAGCACGCAGAGGAGGACGAACAGCGCCGTGATCGCATCGAGGCGCGAAACGACGCCGAGAGCGCCGTCCAGCGCGCCCGCAGCCTCATCGAGGAGAACGAGGAGGACCTCGACGAGGAACTGATCGAGGAGATCGAAACCGAGATCGACGAGGTCGAGGCCGTGTTGGAGGACGAGGACGCCGACACCGAGGAGATCAAATCCGCCACCGAGGACCTGAGCAAGGCGCTTCAGGAGATCGGCAAGCAGATGTACCAGGACGCCGAGGGCGCGGCCGGTGCGGGTGCCGGCCCCGACGGCATGGGCGACATGGGCGGTGCAGGCGGCGCGGGTGCGGCCGGCGCTGGCGGTGCGGGCGCCGGCGGCCAGGAGGGCGAGTACGTTGACGCCGACTTCGAGGACGTCGGTGACGACGAGGACGACCAATAA